The following are encoded together in the Phocoena sinus isolate mPhoSin1 chromosome 11, mPhoSin1.pri, whole genome shotgun sequence genome:
- the SLC25A38 gene encoding mitochondrial glycine transporter isoform X1, which translates to MIQKSRPALLQPQDVGDRVETLMVTCGEGKLQPVIKAFLCGSISGTCSTLLFQPLDLLKTRLQTLQPSAHGSRRVGMLALLLNVVRTESLFGLWKGMSPSIVRCVPGIGIYFGTLYSLKQYFLRGHPPTALESVILGVGSRSVAGVCMSPITVIKTRYESGRYSYESIYAALRSICHSEGYRGLFSGLTATLLRDAPFSGIYLMFYNQTKNIVLHDQLDAVLVPVVNFSCGIFAGILASLVTQPADVIKTRMQLSPMKFRWIGQAVTLIFKDYGLRGFFQGGVPRALRRTLMAAMAWTVYEEMMAKMGLKS; encoded by the exons ATGATTCAGAAGTCACGCCCGGCGCTGCTGCAGCCTCAAGATGTCGGAGACAGGGTGGAAACGCTTATGGTAACCTGCGGGGAAGGGAAG TTGCAGCCCGTGATCAAAGCTTTCCTGTGTGGCTCCATCAGTGGGACCTGCTCTACCCTCCTTTTCCAACCCCTGGATCTCCTCAAAACGCGCCTGCAGACCCTTCAGCCCTCAGCCCATGG ATCCAGACGTGTTGGGATGTTGGCTCTGCTCTTGAATGTGGTTCGCACGGAGAGTCTTTTTGGCCTCTGGAAAGGGATGTCCCCC TCCATCGTGAGGTGCGTCCCTGGCATTGGAATCTACTTCGGCACTCTCTACTCTTTGAAGCAGTACTTCCTGCGAGGCCATCCCCCCACTGCCCTGGAGTCAGTCATACTGGGGGTGGGCTCCCGCTCTGTCGCGGGGGTCTGCATGTCACCCATCACTGTGATCAAGACACGGTACGAG AGCGGGCGGTACAGCTATGAGAGCATCTACGCGGCCCTGAGGAGCATCTGTCACAGCGAGGGGTACCGGGGTCTCTTCAGTGGCCTGACAGCAACACTCCTTCGTGATGCCCCCTTTTCCGGAATCTACTTGATGTTTTACAACCAGACCAAAAACATTGTGCTTCATG ACCAGTTGGATGCAGTCCTTGTTCCCGTTGTAAATTTCAGTTGTGGGATATTTGCTGGGATTCTGGCCTCACTGGTAACTCAACCTGCAGATGTTATCAAAACTCGCATGCAGCTCTCCCCAATGAAATTTCGGTGGATTGGCCAGGCAGTGACACTCATTTTCAAA GATTATGGGCTGCGTGGCTTCTTCCAAGGCGGTGTCCCCCGGGCCCTCCGCAGAACTCTGATGGCAGCCATGGCGTGGACAGTCTACGAAGAGATGATGGCCAAGATGGGCCTGAAGTCCTGA
- the SLC25A38 gene encoding mitochondrial glycine transporter isoform X4 encodes MIQKSRPALLQPQDVGDRVETLMLQPVIKAFLCGSISGTCSTLLFQPLDLLKTRLQTLQPSAHGSRRVGMLALLLNVVRTESLFGLWKGMSPSIVRCVPGIGIYFGTLYSLKQYFLRGHPPTALESVILGVGSRSVAGVCMSPITVIKTRYESGRYSYESIYAALRSICHSEGYRGLFSGLTATLLRDAPFSGIYLMFYNQTKNIVLHGLWAAWLLPRRCPPGPPQNSDGSHGVDSLRRDDGQDGPEVLTEPGPGRDGICRPACFLPRTSSTHYPGVGRSPIWRGRQTRHLRLPSSRRE; translated from the exons ATGATTCAGAAGTCACGCCCGGCGCTGCTGCAGCCTCAAGATGTCGGAGACAGGGTGGAAACGCTTATG TTGCAGCCCGTGATCAAAGCTTTCCTGTGTGGCTCCATCAGTGGGACCTGCTCTACCCTCCTTTTCCAACCCCTGGATCTCCTCAAAACGCGCCTGCAGACCCTTCAGCCCTCAGCCCATGG ATCCAGACGTGTTGGGATGTTGGCTCTGCTCTTGAATGTGGTTCGCACGGAGAGTCTTTTTGGCCTCTGGAAAGGGATGTCCCCC TCCATCGTGAGGTGCGTCCCTGGCATTGGAATCTACTTCGGCACTCTCTACTCTTTGAAGCAGTACTTCCTGCGAGGCCATCCCCCCACTGCCCTGGAGTCAGTCATACTGGGGGTGGGCTCCCGCTCTGTCGCGGGGGTCTGCATGTCACCCATCACTGTGATCAAGACACGGTACGAG AGCGGGCGGTACAGCTATGAGAGCATCTACGCGGCCCTGAGGAGCATCTGTCACAGCGAGGGGTACCGGGGTCTCTTCAGTGGCCTGACAGCAACACTCCTTCGTGATGCCCCCTTTTCCGGAATCTACTTGATGTTTTACAACCAGACCAAAAACATTGTGCTTCATG GATTATGGGCTGCGTGGCTTCTTCCAAGGCGGTGTCCCCCGGGCCCTCCGCAGAACTCTGATGGCAGCCATGGCGTGGACAGTCTACGAAGAGATGATGGCCAAGATGGGCCTGAAGTCCTGACCGAGCCAGGACCAGGCAGAGATGGGATCTGTCGCCCTGCCTGTTTTCTGCCAAGGACCTCTTCAACTCACTACCCTGGAGTAGGACGAAGTCCTATCTGGAGAGGCAGGCAAACACGTCACCTTCGGTTACCCAGCTCAAGAAGAGAATAG
- the SLC25A38 gene encoding mitochondrial glycine transporter isoform X3, whose protein sequence is MLFPSVKSDANTGCHQLQPVIKAFLCGSISGTCSTLLFQPLDLLKTRLQTLQPSAHGSRRVGMLALLLNVVRTESLFGLWKGMSPSIVRCVPGIGIYFGTLYSLKQYFLRGHPPTALESVILGVGSRSVAGVCMSPITVIKTRYESGRYSYESIYAALRSICHSEGYRGLFSGLTATLLRDAPFSGIYLMFYNQTKNIVLHDQLDAVLVPVVNFSCGIFAGILASLVTQPADVIKTRMQLSPMKFRWIGQAVTLIFKDYGLRGFFQGGVPRALRRTLMAAMAWTVYEEMMAKMGLKS, encoded by the exons ATGCTTTTCCCTTCTGTGAAGTCTGACGCTAATACAGGGTGCCACCAG TTGCAGCCCGTGATCAAAGCTTTCCTGTGTGGCTCCATCAGTGGGACCTGCTCTACCCTCCTTTTCCAACCCCTGGATCTCCTCAAAACGCGCCTGCAGACCCTTCAGCCCTCAGCCCATGG ATCCAGACGTGTTGGGATGTTGGCTCTGCTCTTGAATGTGGTTCGCACGGAGAGTCTTTTTGGCCTCTGGAAAGGGATGTCCCCC TCCATCGTGAGGTGCGTCCCTGGCATTGGAATCTACTTCGGCACTCTCTACTCTTTGAAGCAGTACTTCCTGCGAGGCCATCCCCCCACTGCCCTGGAGTCAGTCATACTGGGGGTGGGCTCCCGCTCTGTCGCGGGGGTCTGCATGTCACCCATCACTGTGATCAAGACACGGTACGAG AGCGGGCGGTACAGCTATGAGAGCATCTACGCGGCCCTGAGGAGCATCTGTCACAGCGAGGGGTACCGGGGTCTCTTCAGTGGCCTGACAGCAACACTCCTTCGTGATGCCCCCTTTTCCGGAATCTACTTGATGTTTTACAACCAGACCAAAAACATTGTGCTTCATG ACCAGTTGGATGCAGTCCTTGTTCCCGTTGTAAATTTCAGTTGTGGGATATTTGCTGGGATTCTGGCCTCACTGGTAACTCAACCTGCAGATGTTATCAAAACTCGCATGCAGCTCTCCCCAATGAAATTTCGGTGGATTGGCCAGGCAGTGACACTCATTTTCAAA GATTATGGGCTGCGTGGCTTCTTCCAAGGCGGTGTCCCCCGGGCCCTCCGCAGAACTCTGATGGCAGCCATGGCGTGGACAGTCTACGAAGAGATGATGGCCAAGATGGGCCTGAAGTCCTGA
- the SLC25A38 gene encoding mitochondrial glycine transporter isoform X2 produces MIQKSRPALLQPQDVGDRVETLMLQPVIKAFLCGSISGTCSTLLFQPLDLLKTRLQTLQPSAHGSRRVGMLALLLNVVRTESLFGLWKGMSPSIVRCVPGIGIYFGTLYSLKQYFLRGHPPTALESVILGVGSRSVAGVCMSPITVIKTRYESGRYSYESIYAALRSICHSEGYRGLFSGLTATLLRDAPFSGIYLMFYNQTKNIVLHDQLDAVLVPVVNFSCGIFAGILASLVTQPADVIKTRMQLSPMKFRWIGQAVTLIFKDYGLRGFFQGGVPRALRRTLMAAMAWTVYEEMMAKMGLKS; encoded by the exons ATGATTCAGAAGTCACGCCCGGCGCTGCTGCAGCCTCAAGATGTCGGAGACAGGGTGGAAACGCTTATG TTGCAGCCCGTGATCAAAGCTTTCCTGTGTGGCTCCATCAGTGGGACCTGCTCTACCCTCCTTTTCCAACCCCTGGATCTCCTCAAAACGCGCCTGCAGACCCTTCAGCCCTCAGCCCATGG ATCCAGACGTGTTGGGATGTTGGCTCTGCTCTTGAATGTGGTTCGCACGGAGAGTCTTTTTGGCCTCTGGAAAGGGATGTCCCCC TCCATCGTGAGGTGCGTCCCTGGCATTGGAATCTACTTCGGCACTCTCTACTCTTTGAAGCAGTACTTCCTGCGAGGCCATCCCCCCACTGCCCTGGAGTCAGTCATACTGGGGGTGGGCTCCCGCTCTGTCGCGGGGGTCTGCATGTCACCCATCACTGTGATCAAGACACGGTACGAG AGCGGGCGGTACAGCTATGAGAGCATCTACGCGGCCCTGAGGAGCATCTGTCACAGCGAGGGGTACCGGGGTCTCTTCAGTGGCCTGACAGCAACACTCCTTCGTGATGCCCCCTTTTCCGGAATCTACTTGATGTTTTACAACCAGACCAAAAACATTGTGCTTCATG ACCAGTTGGATGCAGTCCTTGTTCCCGTTGTAAATTTCAGTTGTGGGATATTTGCTGGGATTCTGGCCTCACTGGTAACTCAACCTGCAGATGTTATCAAAACTCGCATGCAGCTCTCCCCAATGAAATTTCGGTGGATTGGCCAGGCAGTGACACTCATTTTCAAA GATTATGGGCTGCGTGGCTTCTTCCAAGGCGGTGTCCCCCGGGCCCTCCGCAGAACTCTGATGGCAGCCATGGCGTGGACAGTCTACGAAGAGATGATGGCCAAGATGGGCCTGAAGTCCTGA